In the Piscinibacter sp. XHJ-5 genome, one interval contains:
- a CDS encoding AMP-binding protein, whose translation MNTLGELLARNARIYPDREALICGATRHSHRSLYDTALRVADGLHRLGLRRQDRVAILSMNNVQYLELLAAGDVAGYIVAAMNFRLAPPEIEWLLGDCTPRILVFEARYTATVDALRGRLEGVEHFVCISDETSTTTPSWALSWQSVVGEGNPQGPPFRSQPNDYGALVYTSGTTGRPKGALRSQWRWVATAQGGSHNSEFNSDTRVLLTTPAFHVGVIGYATQAWWNAGAVVLHRSFDAVHVLRAIESERITFTFVVAAMLQALLDVPDCGRYDLGSLRNVVAAAAPVPVPLLRRAIERMGPIFSVQYGATETAGTVMHRRDVRPEGSERDLKRLASVGHPGPRSRLKVVDDAGHECPVGVAGEVLTFTDERFDGYWNNTAATLEVLRDGWYHTGDIGFLDEDGYLFLVDRKKDMIISGGENIYSREVENAVLAHPAVQDCAAIGVPDGKWGEVVRAVVVLKPGQSLSTDALIAHCKTLIASYKCPKQVDVVAELPRTGTGKVSKIELRRRAQQEER comes from the coding sequence ATGAACACGCTCGGCGAACTTCTGGCACGGAATGCGCGCATTTACCCGGATCGCGAGGCGCTCATCTGCGGCGCGACGCGTCACAGCCATCGCAGCCTGTACGACACGGCGCTGCGCGTGGCCGATGGCCTGCACCGGCTGGGCCTGCGGCGACAGGACCGCGTTGCGATCCTGTCCATGAACAACGTGCAGTATCTCGAACTGCTGGCCGCTGGCGACGTGGCTGGCTACATCGTCGCGGCAATGAACTTCCGCCTGGCCCCGCCGGAGATCGAATGGCTGCTCGGTGACTGCACGCCGCGCATCCTCGTGTTCGAGGCGCGGTACACGGCCACGGTGGACGCATTGCGGGGCCGGCTCGAGGGCGTCGAGCACTTCGTCTGCATCAGCGATGAGACTTCGACGACCACGCCTTCGTGGGCGCTGTCGTGGCAGTCGGTCGTCGGCGAGGGCAATCCGCAAGGCCCGCCGTTTCGTTCGCAACCCAACGACTACGGCGCACTCGTCTACACCAGCGGCACGACGGGCCGGCCCAAGGGCGCGCTGCGCTCGCAGTGGCGCTGGGTGGCCACGGCCCAAGGAGGCTCGCACAACAGTGAGTTCAACTCCGACACACGTGTGCTTCTGACCACGCCGGCCTTTCATGTGGGCGTGATCGGCTATGCGACGCAAGCCTGGTGGAACGCCGGAGCCGTCGTGCTGCACAGAAGCTTCGATGCGGTGCATGTGCTGCGGGCGATCGAGAGCGAGCGCATCACCTTCACCTTCGTCGTCGCGGCAATGCTGCAGGCGCTGCTCGATGTGCCGGACTGCGGACGCTACGACCTCGGCAGCCTGCGCAACGTCGTCGCCGCGGCCGCACCGGTACCCGTCCCGCTGCTGCGCCGGGCGATCGAGCGCATGGGCCCGATCTTCTCGGTGCAGTACGGCGCCACCGAGACCGCCGGCACCGTGATGCACCGCCGCGACGTCCGACCCGAAGGCAGCGAGCGCGATCTGAAGCGCCTCGCCTCGGTCGGCCACCCGGGACCCCGTTCGCGGCTCAAGGTCGTCGACGATGCCGGCCACGAGTGCCCGGTCGGTGTGGCCGGGGAGGTGCTCACCTTCACCGACGAGCGCTTCGACGGCTACTGGAACAACACCGCGGCGACGCTGGAGGTGTTGCGCGACGGCTGGTATCACACCGGCGACATCGGCTTCCTCGACGAGGACGGCTACCTGTTCCTCGTTGACCGCAAGAAGGACATGATCATTTCGGGCGGCGAGAACATCTACAGCCGCGAGGTCGAGAACGCCGTGCTCGCCCATCCTGCCGTGCAGGACTGCGCCGCAATCGGCGTGCCCGACGGAAAGTGGGGCGAGGTGGTGCGCGCGGTCGTCGTGCTCAAACCCGGCCAGTCGCTGAGCACCGACGCGCTGATCGCCCACTGCAAGACGCTGATCGCCAGCTACAAGTGCCCGAAGCAGGTCGACGTGGTGGCCGAGCTGCCGCGCACCGGCACAGGCAAGGTGAGCAAGATCGAACTGCGCCGTCGAGCGCAGCAAGAGGAGCGCTGA
- a CDS encoding crotonase/enoyl-CoA hydratase family protein — translation MAKWLASTECIRFDVADRVAHITLHRPDKRNTLTPQTLAELHAALLEADDRTDVNAIVLAGAGKDFCAGYDLAGAYAGQGMSEGPTYRSVNGTLDDDAWQLEQTQKQTIAMFDMHKPVIARVQGNCLAGGTDLALMCDMVIAADDARIGFPAARANGTPPQNMFVYHVGPQWAKRLLMTGDWISGTDAARIGLVMDSVPADELDAKVAELARRVAAVDAELLAAHKRVVNLALELSGARTMQRLGAELDARAHLSRGPRRTQFRADMAEHGLKTALKNRDEPFGDGQVRLGSESARKPA, via the coding sequence ATGGCCAAGTGGCTCGCATCCACCGAGTGCATCCGTTTCGACGTCGCCGACCGCGTCGCACACATCACGCTGCACCGCCCCGACAAGCGCAACACCTTGACGCCGCAGACGCTGGCCGAATTGCATGCCGCGCTGCTCGAGGCCGACGACCGGACGGACGTCAACGCGATCGTTCTCGCCGGTGCCGGCAAGGACTTCTGCGCGGGCTACGACCTGGCCGGCGCCTATGCGGGGCAAGGCATGAGCGAGGGGCCGACTTATCGCAGCGTCAACGGCACGCTCGATGACGACGCCTGGCAGCTCGAGCAGACGCAGAAGCAGACCATCGCGATGTTCGACATGCACAAGCCGGTCATCGCACGGGTGCAGGGCAATTGCCTGGCCGGCGGCACCGACCTCGCGCTGATGTGCGACATGGTGATTGCCGCCGACGACGCGCGCATCGGCTTCCCGGCGGCGCGCGCCAACGGCACGCCTCCGCAGAACATGTTCGTCTACCACGTCGGCCCGCAGTGGGCCAAGCGCCTGCTGATGACCGGCGACTGGATCAGCGGCACCGATGCGGCCCGCATCGGCCTGGTGATGGACAGCGTCCCCGCCGATGAGCTGGATGCGAAGGTGGCCGAGCTGGCGCGCCGCGTCGCGGCAGTCGATGCGGAGCTGCTGGCGGCGCACAAGCGAGTGGTGAACCTGGCGCTCGAGCTCAGCGGCGCCCGCACGATGCAGCGCCTCGGCGCCGAGTTGGATGCGCGTGCCCATCTGTCGCGCGGACCGCGCCGCACCCAATTCCGCGCCGACATGGCCGAGCACGGCCTGAAGACGGCCCTGAAGAACCGGGATGAGCCCTTCGGCGACGGTCAGGTCCGGCTGGGCTCGGAATCCGCCCGCAAGCCTGCTTGA
- a CDS encoding MaoC/PaaZ C-terminal domain-containing protein: MLDYHACKNWRFDEIVHRYAERDTMLYALGLGCGGDPTHRGELGFVYEGRLQAVPTMATVMGSPGIWWKDSRTGADAVKLVHGEQDLRLLRPLPVAGTLVARNRVLSLTDKGAGKGAIAVVVRELADAASGEMVAESRNVTFLRGDGGFSAGSGVSDPGPDPLPPVPERPADVDVAYTTLPQAALLYRLSGDYNPLHADPEFASRAGFDRPILHGLCTYGMGARAVIEKVLGFDAARLRRIAVRFTSPVWPGDTVRYELWREGERIVRLRATVDARKAVVLANGLVEIE, from the coding sequence ATGCTCGACTACCACGCCTGCAAGAACTGGCGCTTCGACGAGATCGTGCACCGCTATGCCGAGCGCGACACGATGCTGTACGCGCTGGGGCTCGGCTGCGGCGGCGATCCCACGCACCGCGGCGAGCTGGGGTTCGTCTACGAAGGACGGCTCCAGGCCGTGCCGACGATGGCCACCGTGATGGGCTCGCCCGGCATCTGGTGGAAGGACTCGCGCACCGGCGCCGATGCGGTCAAGCTCGTCCACGGCGAGCAGGATCTGCGTCTGTTGAGACCGCTGCCCGTGGCGGGCACGCTGGTGGCGCGCAACCGGGTGCTGTCCCTCACCGACAAGGGAGCCGGCAAGGGCGCGATCGCCGTCGTCGTGCGCGAGCTCGCCGACGCCGCCAGCGGCGAGATGGTGGCGGAGTCTCGCAACGTCACGTTCCTGCGCGGCGACGGCGGCTTCAGTGCAGGGAGCGGCGTCTCGGATCCGGGGCCCGATCCGCTGCCGCCGGTGCCCGAGCGGCCGGCCGATGTGGATGTGGCATACACGACGCTCCCGCAGGCCGCGCTGCTGTATCGGCTGAGCGGCGACTACAACCCGCTGCATGCCGATCCGGAGTTCGCTTCCCGCGCCGGCTTCGACCGCCCGATCCTCCACGGCCTGTGCACCTACGGCATGGGCGCACGCGCCGTGATCGAGAAGGTGCTCGGGTTCGATGCGGCGCGCCTGCGGCGCATCGCGGTCCGATTCACGTCGCCGGTGTGGCCCGGCGACACGGTGCGCTACGAGCTGTGGCGCGAGGGCGAGCGCATCGTGCGCTTGCGCGCCACCGTCGATGCGCGAAAGGCCGTCGTGCTGGCCAACGGTCTGGTTGAAATCGAGTGA
- a CDS encoding OB-fold domain-containing protein yields the protein MHPEKEYLEHLAAGRFMLQQACCPAGNVLDADGHVFPPRIAQPGSGVTRLEWVEACGRATVYSTTVIRQKPPAPNYNVALIDLEEGVRMMARVDGIAPEMVTIGMAVRARVIRENDQPLVVFVPTEGDSHA from the coding sequence ATGCATCCCGAAAAGGAGTATCTCGAGCACCTCGCCGCCGGGCGCTTCATGCTGCAACAGGCATGCTGCCCGGCCGGCAACGTGCTTGACGCGGACGGCCATGTCTTTCCGCCGCGGATCGCGCAGCCGGGTAGCGGCGTGACCAGGCTGGAATGGGTCGAGGCCTGCGGCCGCGCGACCGTGTATTCGACGACCGTGATCCGGCAGAAGCCGCCGGCGCCGAACTACAACGTGGCCTTGATCGACCTCGAGGAGGGCGTGCGCATGATGGCCCGTGTCGACGGGATCGCGCCCGAGATGGTGACGATCGGGATGGCGGTGCGAGCCCGTGTGATCCGCGAGAACGACCAGCCGCTGGTCGTCTTCGTACCGACAGAGGGCGACAGCCATGCATGA
- a CDS encoding DUF1302 family protein produces the protein MTIARSYRGKVPHRGFAVKAVCFAAASALAGPAAALKLGSDNPDLEMVLDTTARYNAAWRTGERDLRLVGSPAVDEGNWLFDKNDQVLSRIDLYSEFDLTWRKDVGLRVSAAAWGDTNFPDKSRSDPRFAAAPNYPNNDFTPYIDRHYKGPSGEFLDAFAWGNVRLGSTSMNVKVGRFAWLPGEFLFSNGGSFTYSMAPNDGRKSDLSPGSSAKETALPIGQLAATWQLNNEFSVMGQYTAEFRSSRISEGGTFWSVGDTALEGPPFISNPAVPRVAPFLGDKGDVALGVKWSPAKLDGDSLGLWVRKFDDKTPTWQNQVRIDGAARSGRAVYAKGIELVGLTYNTGAFGLSTGFELNYRRKMPLNVRSGFAFGTGTGLVDDPGMEGPRGNTIHFLASSVVTLNKNALFDSGSIALQFDAMRLQKITSGASLYNGEGGNTACVDELVLRGCSTRHAASIGANFTATWQQLFPSVDLSVPVFLTYGLKGNAAAVGAGITPEGSWLFRPGVRVEWLVGQYKHQFDLSYTARGGKTGELDNGAGAVNGHGGAALFNASGLANFRDRNYLSFTYQTAF, from the coding sequence ATGACGATCGCTCGAAGCTACAGGGGCAAAGTGCCCCACCGCGGGTTCGCCGTCAAGGCCGTCTGCTTCGCGGCCGCCTCGGCTCTGGCCGGACCGGCCGCGGCGCTCAAGCTCGGCTCGGACAACCCCGATCTCGAGATGGTGCTGGACACGACCGCCCGCTACAACGCCGCGTGGCGAACCGGCGAACGCGATCTGCGCCTGGTGGGTTCGCCGGCCGTCGACGAGGGCAACTGGCTGTTCGACAAGAACGACCAGGTGCTGTCGCGCATCGACCTGTACAGCGAGTTCGACCTGACCTGGCGCAAGGACGTGGGCCTGCGGGTCAGCGCCGCGGCCTGGGGTGACACGAACTTCCCGGACAAGAGCCGCAGCGACCCCCGCTTCGCCGCCGCACCGAACTACCCGAACAACGACTTCACGCCGTACATCGACCGCCACTACAAGGGGCCCTCGGGCGAATTCCTCGATGCCTTTGCGTGGGGGAACGTGCGGCTGGGCAGCACGTCGATGAACGTGAAGGTGGGCCGCTTCGCCTGGCTGCCCGGCGAGTTCCTGTTCAGCAACGGCGGCAGCTTCACCTACTCGATGGCGCCCAACGACGGTCGCAAGTCGGACCTGAGCCCGGGCTCGTCGGCCAAGGAGACGGCGCTGCCGATCGGACAGCTCGCGGCAACCTGGCAGCTCAACAACGAGTTCTCGGTCATGGGGCAGTACACGGCCGAGTTCCGCTCGTCGCGCATCTCCGAAGGCGGCACCTTCTGGTCGGTTGGCGACACGGCGCTCGAAGGCCCGCCGTTCATCTCCAACCCCGCGGTGCCGCGCGTCGCGCCGTTCCTGGGCGACAAGGGAGACGTCGCGCTGGGCGTGAAATGGAGCCCGGCGAAGCTGGACGGCGACTCCTTGGGGCTGTGGGTGCGCAAGTTCGACGACAAGACGCCGACCTGGCAGAACCAGGTCCGCATCGATGGCGCTGCGCGCAGCGGTCGCGCCGTCTACGCCAAGGGCATCGAGCTGGTCGGGCTGACCTACAACACCGGCGCCTTCGGCCTGAGCACCGGCTTCGAGCTGAACTACCGCCGGAAGATGCCGCTCAACGTGCGCAGCGGCTTCGCCTTCGGCACGGGGACCGGGCTCGTCGACGATCCCGGCATGGAGGGTCCGCGCGGCAACACCATTCATTTCCTGGCCAGCTCCGTGGTGACGCTGAACAAGAACGCGCTCTTCGACTCGGGCTCCATCGCGCTGCAGTTCGATGCGATGCGGCTGCAGAAGATCACGAGCGGCGCGAGCCTCTACAACGGCGAGGGCGGCAATACGGCCTGCGTCGACGAGCTCGTGCTGCGCGGCTGCTCGACCCGCCACGCCGCCAGTATCGGCGCCAACTTCACGGCCACCTGGCAGCAGCTATTCCCGAGCGTCGACCTGTCGGTGCCGGTCTTCCTGACCTACGGCCTGAAAGGGAACGCGGCGGCCGTGGGCGCAGGCATCACGCCGGAGGGATCGTGGCTGTTCCGGCCTGGCGTGCGGGTGGAATGGCTCGTGGGTCAGTACAAACACCAGTTCGACCTGAGCTATACCGCACGTGGAGGGAAGACGGGAGAATTGGACAACGGCGCCGGCGCCGTCAACGGCCACGGTGGAGCCGCCTTGTTCAACGCGTCGGGGCTCGCCAATTTCCGCGACCGCAACTACCTGAGTTTCACGTACCAGACCGCGTTCTGA
- a CDS encoding enoyl-CoA hydratase/isomerase family protein, with translation MFELNLRGRVAEVTMCRPPVNAISEEWGVAFTELLDGLDARDDWSVLHLRSSQKVFAAGADLAQIQSWITAERPDATLSSYIGKLQAVYRRLESLSRVTLAEIGGAALGGGLELALCCDLRVAADEIKVGLPEVGIGLIPGLGGTQRLTRLVGRGTAARLVLSAEPVDGASACALGIVQWSVPRERLAAEAARIADRIAGLPLPALKVAKELIGAHGAGHDAGYTLERELGGRLLLTPEAQQRITAFIQRRSS, from the coding sequence ATGTTCGAACTCAACCTGCGCGGCCGCGTGGCCGAGGTGACGATGTGCCGGCCTCCGGTCAACGCGATCAGCGAGGAGTGGGGCGTGGCCTTCACCGAGTTGCTCGACGGCCTGGACGCGCGCGACGACTGGAGCGTGCTGCACCTGCGCAGCAGCCAGAAGGTGTTCGCCGCCGGTGCCGACCTGGCGCAGATCCAGTCCTGGATCACGGCGGAGCGGCCCGACGCGACGCTTTCCAGCTACATCGGCAAGCTGCAGGCCGTCTATCGCAGGCTCGAAAGCCTGTCGCGCGTCACGCTGGCCGAGATCGGCGGCGCTGCGCTCGGTGGCGGCCTTGAGCTCGCGCTGTGCTGCGACCTGCGCGTCGCGGCCGACGAGATCAAGGTCGGCTTGCCGGAGGTGGGCATCGGATTGATCCCCGGCCTCGGAGGCACGCAGAGGCTCACGCGCCTCGTGGGCCGCGGCACCGCCGCACGCCTCGTACTCAGCGCCGAGCCGGTCGATGGCGCGTCGGCGTGCGCGCTCGGCATCGTCCAGTGGAGCGTGCCGCGCGAGCGCCTCGCCGCGGAAGCAGCACGCATCGCCGACCGCATCGCTGGCCTGCCGCTGCCGGCCCTGAAAGTCGCCAAGGAGCTGATCGGCGCGCACGGCGCCGGTCACGACGCCGGCTACACGCTCGAGCGCGAGCTCGGCGGACGGCTGCTGCTGACGCCCGAAGCGCAGCAGCGCATCACTGCCTTCATCCAAAGGAGATCTTCATGA
- a CDS encoding DUF1329 domain-containing protein codes for MKLHHIAVAALFAAGMVQNAVAQEGERLPWGALKAGNKDGTIPAWEGGLPASASPAGFKKDSGFWADPYAADKPLYSITAKNMEQYADKLSEATKELLKRNHGFRVDVYPSRRPVNYSQFFIENTKLNAAGRCKTIENGEAVTGCFGGTPFPVPKNGHEAMWNLILVNKGASSWTYGQGWYVDASGNKVMTAEVNNRNQNDYFNATLTAEQFYAKGGQYFMNNNTYTAPARITGEGNLQRKYINPVATPDKTWGYTPGQRRVRLSPDAAYDFPVATAAGAMLYDEIYAFSGKLDRFDWKLVGTKEMIIPYNAYKYLAGKAEDVMTRGAPNPDVMRWELHRVTVVEATLKPGARHVVAKRRFYFDEDNPDAVVVDAWDANGKLSRGTFNPCAWAYDKQAVIHGGTFYFDFGTGAYYNSSILGSYKGLFIATDTVDADAFYSPDGLARRTQR; via the coding sequence ATGAAGCTTCATCACATCGCAGTTGCCGCCCTGTTCGCCGCCGGCATGGTCCAGAACGCAGTCGCCCAGGAGGGCGAGCGTCTGCCGTGGGGCGCACTGAAGGCCGGCAACAAGGACGGCACGATCCCGGCCTGGGAAGGCGGGTTGCCGGCCTCGGCCAGTCCGGCGGGATTCAAGAAGGATTCGGGCTTCTGGGCCGATCCCTACGCGGCCGACAAGCCGCTGTACTCGATCACCGCGAAGAACATGGAGCAGTACGCCGACAAGCTCAGCGAAGCGACGAAGGAGCTCCTCAAGCGCAACCACGGCTTCCGCGTCGACGTGTATCCCTCGCGGCGGCCGGTGAACTACTCGCAGTTCTTCATCGAGAACACGAAGCTCAATGCCGCCGGCCGCTGCAAGACCATCGAGAACGGCGAGGCCGTGACCGGCTGCTTCGGCGGCACGCCGTTCCCGGTGCCGAAGAACGGCCACGAGGCGATGTGGAACCTGATCCTCGTGAACAAGGGCGCGTCGTCGTGGACCTACGGCCAGGGCTGGTACGTCGACGCCAGCGGCAACAAGGTGATGACCGCCGAGGTCAACAACCGCAACCAGAACGACTACTTCAACGCGACGCTGACCGCCGAGCAGTTCTATGCCAAGGGCGGCCAGTACTTCATGAACAACAACACCTACACCGCACCGGCGCGGATCACCGGTGAAGGCAATCTCCAGCGCAAGTACATCAACCCGGTGGCCACGCCGGACAAGACCTGGGGCTACACGCCGGGCCAGCGCCGCGTGCGGCTGTCTCCGGACGCGGCGTACGATTTCCCGGTGGCCACCGCGGCCGGCGCGATGCTGTACGACGAGATCTACGCCTTCTCCGGCAAGCTCGACCGCTTCGACTGGAAGCTCGTCGGCACGAAGGAGATGATCATTCCGTACAACGCCTACAAGTACCTCGCGGGCAAGGCGGAAGACGTGATGACCCGCGGCGCGCCCAATCCGGACGTGATGCGCTGGGAACTGCACCGCGTGACGGTGGTCGAGGCCACGCTCAAGCCCGGCGCGCGGCATGTGGTGGCCAAGCGGCGCTTCTACTTCGACGAGGACAACCCCGACGCGGTGGTGGTCGACGCCTGGGATGCCAACGGCAAGCTCTCGCGCGGCACCTTCAATCCGTGTGCCTGGGCCTACGACAAGCAGGCGGTCATCCACGGCGGGACGTTCTACTTCGATTTCGGCACCGGCGCCTACTACAACTCGTCGATCCTGGGCAGCTACAAGGGCCTGTTCATCGCGACCGACACGGTGGACGCCGACGCCTTCTATAGCCCCGACGGCCTGGCGCGGCGAACCCAGCGCTGA
- a CDS encoding SDR family NAD(P)-dependent oxidoreductase has product MSNTDWRAVTDLTGKTVVVTGGASGIGRASARQFASAGARVVIGDINEADGQATALDIKAGFGQADFLRLDLTDGAAIDGFVDAAMNRLGGAPDIIASIAGVDRVKPFLENTPEDWELLTKINYIGPVRMIHRFLPHMMERRGGKIVTVASDAGRVGSSGETFYAGTKGAVIAFTKSLARETARAGITCNCVAPGPTDTPLFNGTIPEGTKLRDALIKAIPLRRLAQPIEIAHTIVYLATPATDFMTGQVVSISGGLTMHG; this is encoded by the coding sequence ATGAGCAACACCGACTGGCGCGCAGTCACCGACCTCACCGGCAAGACCGTCGTCGTGACCGGCGGTGCTTCCGGCATCGGCCGCGCGTCCGCGCGGCAGTTCGCGAGTGCCGGGGCCCGCGTCGTCATCGGCGATATCAACGAAGCCGATGGGCAGGCCACCGCGCTGGACATCAAGGCCGGCTTCGGCCAGGCCGATTTCCTGCGGCTCGACCTGACTGACGGCGCCGCCATCGACGGCTTCGTCGATGCCGCGATGAACCGCCTGGGCGGCGCTCCCGACATCATCGCCAGCATCGCCGGCGTGGATCGCGTGAAGCCCTTCCTGGAGAACACGCCCGAGGATTGGGAGCTGCTCACGAAGATCAACTACATCGGGCCGGTGCGCATGATTCATCGCTTCCTGCCGCACATGATGGAGCGGCGCGGCGGCAAGATCGTCACGGTTGCCAGCGATGCCGGGCGCGTCGGCTCCAGCGGCGAGACCTTCTACGCCGGCACCAAGGGCGCGGTCATCGCCTTCACGAAGTCGCTGGCGCGCGAGACGGCGCGGGCGGGCATCACCTGCAACTGCGTCGCCCCGGGTCCCACCGACACACCGCTGTTCAACGGCACCATCCCCGAGGGCACGAAGCTGCGCGACGCGCTGATCAAGGCGATTCCGCTGCGCCGGCTCGCCCAGCCGATCGAGATCGCCCACACCATCGTCTACCTCGCGACGCCTGCCACCGACTTCATGACCGGCCAGGTCGTGTCGATCAGCGGCGGGCTCACGATGCACGGCTGA
- a CDS encoding thiolase, which yields MHERFPRGRSAVVGAATFGCGEAPGWSNMELAHQAGVMALAQAGLLPRDVDGLFTCIMDEALSGLSFAETLGVHPRFLDNNRTGGSSFQVHAMLAAMALDAGLCEVALIAYGSNQRSAAGKLVQSSRPSPWEAPYKPLRPISSYALAAARHMHQYGTTKEQLGEVAIAARRWAQLNPEAFVREPLSMDDYLRARPVADPFNVRDCCLVTDGAAAVVMTRADRARDICPRPVYVLGAAQGTTHREIASMPDLTVTALAEAAPRAYAQAGVSPKDIDVVELYDAFTINTILFLEDLGFCAKGEGGAFVSGGRIAPGGALAVNTNGGGLSCVHPGMYGLFTIVEATRQLMGQCGDRQVKNAQLAIAQGNGGELSHEALLVLGSPETL from the coding sequence ATGCATGAACGCTTTCCGCGCGGCCGGTCTGCCGTCGTGGGCGCGGCCACCTTCGGCTGCGGCGAGGCGCCCGGCTGGTCGAACATGGAGCTCGCGCACCAGGCGGGCGTGATGGCGCTGGCGCAGGCCGGGTTGCTGCCGCGTGACGTGGACGGGCTCTTCACCTGCATCATGGACGAGGCGCTGTCCGGCTTGAGCTTCGCCGAGACGCTGGGCGTGCATCCGCGCTTCCTCGACAACAACCGCACCGGGGGCTCGTCGTTCCAGGTGCACGCGATGCTGGCAGCGATGGCGCTCGACGCCGGGCTGTGCGAGGTGGCGCTGATCGCCTACGGCAGCAACCAGCGCTCTGCTGCCGGCAAGCTCGTGCAGTCGTCACGGCCCTCGCCGTGGGAGGCGCCGTACAAGCCGCTGCGTCCGATCTCGTCGTACGCGCTGGCCGCGGCACGCCACATGCACCAGTACGGCACGACGAAGGAGCAGCTCGGCGAGGTGGCGATCGCCGCGCGCCGATGGGCGCAGCTCAACCCGGAAGCCTTCGTGCGCGAGCCGCTCTCGATGGACGACTACCTGAGAGCACGGCCGGTCGCCGATCCGTTCAACGTGCGCGACTGCTGCCTCGTCACGGACGGCGCGGCCGCGGTCGTGATGACGCGCGCCGACCGCGCGCGCGACATCTGTCCGCGACCGGTCTACGTGCTCGGCGCGGCGCAGGGCACGACGCACCGCGAGATCGCCAGCATGCCGGACCTCACCGTCACAGCACTGGCTGAAGCCGCGCCGCGCGCGTACGCGCAAGCCGGCGTGAGTCCGAAGGACATCGACGTCGTCGAGCTCTACGACGCGTTCACGATCAACACCATCCTGTTCCTCGAAGACCTCGGCTTCTGCGCCAAAGGCGAGGGTGGCGCTTTCGTGTCGGGCGGCAGGATCGCACCTGGCGGTGCGCTGGCCGTCAACACCAACGGCGGCGGCCTGTCGTGCGTTCATCCCGGCATGTATGGTCTGTTCACGATCGTCGAGGCGACGCGGCAGCTCATGGGCCAGTGCGGCGACCGCCAGGTGAAGAACGCGCAACTCGCCATCGCGCAGGGCAACGGCGGCGAGCTTTCGCACGAGGCGCTGCTGGTCCTCGGCAGCCCCGAGACGCTATAG
- a CDS encoding YCF48-related protein encodes MRPLLLLALSSLLAWPAARGAEGAFVDPLDAPARLSPRAAGAPVHALARVDDDHVVGVGPRGHILRSSDRGKTWVQQPSPVSTDLLAVHFPSARQGWAVGHDGVVLHSVDGGVSWKRVLDGRTLGAAMVAWYERKVAQGESGLSKALEEARKLAADGPDRPLMTVHFRSEREGWIAGQFNLILYTADGGATWEPWLDRTENPEGYSLHAIGAAGDDVLIVGELGLVLRLDAPSRRFQRVKTAYPGTWFGMAAAKHAVVAGGLRGSAWRSLDAGATWKPLATGVPAAINGGLFLPDGRLVLLGAQGQLLLSGDQGDSFVPLRTDAPLPGAFAAAAVEPGWLLVAGPRGVRRVALPPGRGDFR; translated from the coding sequence GTGCGCCCGCTGCTCCTGCTCGCCCTGTCGTCGTTGCTGGCCTGGCCGGCAGCGCGCGGGGCCGAGGGCGCCTTCGTCGATCCGCTCGATGCGCCGGCGCGGCTGTCGCCGCGGGCCGCCGGCGCGCCGGTTCATGCGCTGGCACGCGTCGACGACGACCATGTCGTGGGCGTCGGCCCGCGCGGGCACATCCTGCGCTCGTCGGATCGCGGCAAGACCTGGGTGCAGCAGCCGAGCCCGGTCAGCACCGACCTGCTGGCCGTGCATTTCCCGTCGGCGCGGCAGGGCTGGGCGGTGGGGCATGACGGGGTCGTGCTGCACAGCGTGGACGGCGGCGTGAGCTGGAAGCGCGTGCTCGACGGGCGCACGCTCGGCGCAGCGATGGTCGCCTGGTACGAGCGCAAGGTCGCGCAGGGCGAGAGCGGGCTTTCCAAGGCGCTCGAGGAAGCTCGCAAGCTTGCGGCCGACGGGCCCGACCGGCCGCTGATGACGGTGCACTTTCGCAGCGAGCGCGAAGGCTGGATCGCCGGGCAGTTCAACCTGATCCTGTACACGGCCGACGGCGGCGCGACGTGGGAACCGTGGCTCGACCGCACCGAGAACCCCGAGGGCTACTCGCTGCACGCGATCGGCGCCGCCGGCGACGATGTGCTCATCGTCGGGGAGCTGGGCCTGGTGCTGAGGCTCGACGCTCCATCGCGGCGCTTCCAGCGTGTCAAGACAGCCTATCCGGGCACGTGGTTCGGCATGGCCGCGGCGAAGCACGCCGTCGTTGCCGGCGGGCTGCGCGGGTCGGCTTGGCGCAGTCTCGATGCGGGCGCGACCTGGAAGCCCCTCGCCACCGGCGTGCCTGCGGCCATCAATGGCGGCCTGTTCCTGCCCGACGGCCGCCTGGTGCTGCTCGGTGCGCAGGGGCAACTGCTGCTGAGCGGCGACCAGGGCGACAGCTTCGTGCCGCTGCGGACCGACGCCCCGCTGCCGGGCGCGTTCGCCGCGGCCGCCGTCGAACCCGGCTGGCTGCTCGTCGCCGGCCCGCGCGGCGTGCGCCGCGTAGCGCTTCCGCCCGGCCGAGGTGATTTCCGATGA